One Pseudomonadota bacterium genomic window carries:
- a CDS encoding NADH-quinone oxidoreductase subunit H, translating to MTILSSIIHLFLTLILSPLLIGIINRTKALFAGRKGQPLLQPYYDLIKLMKKGSVYSTTSTWVFRLGPVMGLSAVMISILIVPSGGVGGLLSFSGDFVFMAYALGLTRFVTVIAAMDTGSPFEGMGASREVQFAIIAEVVLLLGLAVLAIGTHEISLSGIYAGLWTKSISPLGPVSVIVAFAFLTVLLTENARIPVDDPNTHLELTMIHEVMVLDHGGVDLAFIQYGASLKLWLFSALLVGIAIPLRTGLPLVDVIVNIIGILAIAVLVGIIESCMARLKLLHVPQMLVVALSVTVAALLWILR from the coding sequence ATGACCATTCTGTCATCGATAATTCATTTATTCCTCACACTGATTCTTTCGCCGCTTCTCATAGGTATAATCAATCGCACAAAAGCCCTTTTTGCCGGTCGAAAGGGACAACCTTTGCTGCAACCTTATTATGATCTTATCAAGCTGATGAAAAAAGGTTCGGTATACAGCACAACCTCAACCTGGGTTTTTCGCTTGGGTCCTGTTATGGGTCTTTCTGCTGTGATGATCTCAATATTGATCGTACCGTCAGGCGGAGTCGGGGGCTTGCTTTCCTTTTCCGGTGACTTTGTCTTTATGGCCTACGCTTTAGGGTTGACCCGTTTTGTCACAGTGATAGCCGCCATGGATACCGGATCTCCCTTTGAAGGAATGGGTGCAAGCCGCGAGGTACAGTTTGCGATTATTGCCGAAGTTGTGCTGCTGCTTGGTCTGGCTGTGCTTGCTATAGGCACACATGAAATCAGCCTTTCCGGTATATATGCCGGGTTATGGACTAAATCCATCTCCCCTCTCGGCCCTGTTTCTGTGATTGTAGCTTTTGCCTTTTTAACAGTTCTATTGACGGAGAATGCCAGGATACCGGTGGATGACCCAAACACGCACCTGGAGCTTACCATGATTCATGAGGTCATGGTACTTGATCACGGCGGAGTGGACCTGGCCTTCATACAATACGGAGCGTCTTTGAAGCTGTGGTTGTTTTCTGCACTGTTGGTCGGCATAGCCATACCGCTCAGGACAGGGCTGCCTTTGGTGGACGTCATTGTAAATATAATAGGTATTTTAGCCATAGCTGTGCTCGTCGGAATAATTGAGTCGTGCATGGCAAGGCTCAAGCTCTTGCATGTACCTCAAATGCTTGTGGTGGCCCTTTCCGTGACAGTGGCCGCACTTTTATGGATTCTGAGATAA